In the genome of Candidatus Electrothrix rattekaaiensis, the window GATTCTCATCCGCATTATTTCCTCAAGCAGAGGTGCTCCCTTTCATGGCTACTGCAAAAAACAAATCACCGCTTTCTTACCAGGAGCGGACATACCGTGCCACAGAAAACTCAGGTCTTATTTCCTCCATCGTCAAGATCGCTGAAACAGATCTGCACATCCTAGCCTCACAACCGGTGGAGGATCTGGCCCTACTGGCAGTCTCTGAGGTGCGTGGCATCATCGAAGGGTATATCAGAGCGCACCCGGATTTTTTACAGAGCCTTGCTCCACTTCCTATGGATAACCGGGCACCGGAAATCATCAAGGAGATGTTGTCCGCAGGAGCGGCAACCGGGGTCGGCCCTATGGCAGCAGTTGCTGGCATTGTTGCTGAACAGGTCGGTAAGAGCTTGCTTGCTCAAGGCGTTGCAGAGGTCATTGTCGAGAACGGCGGCGATCTCTTTGTTGCCCGAATCCAAGAAAGTACGATTGCTGTCTATGCCGGTGAATCACCACTGAGCGGTAAACTGGGCATCCGTCTCCGAGCTGAGCAGATGCCTTGCGGGGTGTGTTGCTCCTCTGGTATGATCGGCCATTCTCTCAGTCTTGGACGTGCTGATGCGGTTGCTGTTGTTGCCCGGTCTACTGCTTTAGCCGATGCAGCTGCCACCCGCTTGGGTAATGAAGTAGGCCGGAAGAAAAAAAGTATTCAACATGCCTTGGAGGTTGCCAAGGAAATTAACGGGCTTGCCGGTGTTGTTATTGTCTCTGGCGAACATCTCGGTGCCTGGGGTGATGTTGAACTGGTTCGACTTTGAAATGTACCCTCTCGCCATTATTGAAGATTTTCTGTTACCGTCGCTCATTCTTTTTTCCAAATCGCCATATCATCTGAAAATTAATCGCCGTTACGATTATACCAGCTAGTTCCGTTGTTGGCTCGCAAAAATCAAAATATGCAGGCAAGGACTGCCGTTGACTTTCAACACGATGGGTCGTATTATAGGGACAGAGGATACGACCCTGTTTAAGTACGTAAAAGAGGTGTGCTATGGTACAGGCAAAATTTACCGTCGAAGAGGCGCAGGCGCAGTTTTTGGGTAATTTTAAAGAGTACGGATTCAAGGATAAAAGCTCCATGCTGCGTGCGGCACTGGAATGTTTCAGGAAAGCGATGGATCTGAAAGAATTGAAAAAATCAGCTAACCTGTATGCTGAACTGTACTCCGAAGACGAAGACCTACAGGAACTGACCGAGGCTGCTCTGTCTGGGTGGCCGGAATGACCGTGCTGAAAAGGGGAATGATCATTGATGTCACCCTTGATCCGACCAAGGGTGCGGAAAAGGGTAAAACCAGACCCTGTGTCATTGTGACCAATGATGTCTATAATGAGCGGGTACCGGTGATTCAGGTGGTTCCGATTACAGCGTGGGGCGAAAAAAAAGCCCGAATACGAACCAATATAACCATTTATTCTTCAGCGGACAATGGTTTGTCCAAAAAATCCGTGGCGGATTGTTTACAGACTCGTCCGGTAGATCATCGGTACAGAATGGTCAAAATCCGGGGGCGGCTTTCTTCCGCAGTTCTTCAGGAAATAGACCGGGCCTTGAAGATCGTTTTCGCACTTGACTGATGTACGGCATCGGGTACAGCGTATCGCCGCACCCGGCTTCTTTTTATATCCTGTAGTACTCGCGGTACCACTCCACAAATTCCCCTATTCCCTCTTCAATACTGGTCTGCGGCTTAAAGTCAATCTCCCGAACCAGATCATCCACATTGGCATAGGTTGCTGGCACATCACCGGGCTGCATGGGCATGAAGTTTTTTTTCGCTGTTTTGCCGAGGCACTTTTCCAAGACCTCAATATAGTGCATCAGCTGTTGCTTGGAGTTATTGCCGATATTATAGAGTCGCCATGGACAGTAGCTGGTGGCTGAATCCGGTTTGTCACCGCTCCAACTCGGGTTGGGGACCGGCATGTGATCAAGCAGACGAAAAACTCCCTCGACGATATCGTCAACATAGGTGAAATCGCGCTCCATCTCGCCGTTATTAAAGATATCAATGGGTCGATCTTCCAGGATGGCCTTGGTGAAGAGGAAGAGAGCCATGTCTGGCCGCCCCCAAGGGCCGTAGACCGTGAAAAAGCGCAACCCCGTACAGGGTAGCCCGTAGAGATGGCTGTAACTATGGGCCATGAGCTCGTTGGCTTTTTTAGACGCGGCATAGAGAGAGACCGGATGGTCTACATTATCATGCACGGAAAAAGGCATGGAGGTGTTGGCTCCATAGACAGAGCTGGATGAGGCATAGAGCAGGTGTTTTACCTTATTATGACGACATCCTTCCAGCACGTTAACAAACCCGACCAAATTTGTGTCCACGTAAGAATGGGGGTTGATCAGAGAGTACCGAACTCCTGCCTGAGCTGCTAGGTTAACCACCCCGTCGAACTGCTCCTCAGCAAAGAGCTTCTCCATCAGATCTCGGTCTGCCATATCGAAATTCGCATGGCTAAAGTGCTCAAACGCAAGCAATTGGGCCAAACGGGCTTTTTTCAGCTCAGGATCGTAATAATCATTGAGATTGTCCAGGCCAACCACGGTGCAACCGCTTTCAAGCAAACGCTTGGAGAGATTATGGCCGATAAAACCGGCAGCACCGGTAACCAGTATTTTTTGCATGATATTTTTTAAAAAGGATTATTCTGCTGCTGTACGTTTCCTGCTCCTGTAAGGGCACGGCGCGCCGTGCCCCTACATGTGGTTAATCGTCAAAGTCGCCTTCCGGCCCTTTATCAGTATCCAGCTCAGCAGCACGGGCACGAATTTTTTCTTCTGTCCAATCTTCAGGGGACTCAATCCGTCCGTTTTTCGGGCCGAGATCATAGGAACCGGCTTCCAGAATCGCCTCGACAGCATAGCGTGCTGTGCCGCCCGCATTGAAAACCTCGGTGAGCATGGTGTAAACGAAATTATCCACTCGCCGGGCCATGCGCTCGCGAATTGCTTTGGGCTGCCCCATGATCTTATTCTCAAAGGCCGAATTGAGCTGTTTATAATTGCCCTTGGCCCAGCCTTGAGCCTTGGCATAGTCTTTCATCTCCTGCCACAGCTCTTCACTGAGTCCTTGACCGACTACCTTGACAAACTCACCGTCTCCGTCAAGGATAGCATTGCCATAGTCATTTACCGCAACACCCCAAGAAATCATCTGAAGGGCTGTGGCAACATTGGCCTTGGTGGTTCTGGTCTGGGACGCGATGGCCTGCAATCGGTCTGAGCTATTGCCCGAGGTTCCGTGCTGGGCACCAGATACACCGTAATCTTTTAAGGCTTCATGGATCTCCGCCGTCAGTTCAACTTGGATTCCTTGGCCGGAGGCTTCGATGCCGTGGGTGGTGCCGTTGTTCAACGCGATCCAATCAGGAAAAATATCATGGGCATTGAGTCCCTTAACTAGGAACAGGGCCTCGTCTGCCGAAGACAGTCCTTCGGTTCCCTTAATCTCTCCGACCTCGGTTTCATAGCCTGCCCAAGAGGGGATAAAATTGTTTAGGTCAATGCTGGCCAGCAGGTTGTCATCATCCAACATGTGGGAGGCATCAATGGCTATGGAGGTGATCCCGGCATCAAAGAGCGAGGGAATCTCGGTGCGGGCAAAGGGCAGGTCAGCAGCTGATTTGATCCCGTAATGATCCGCATGGACGGCTACCGGCACGGTAATGCCCAGCTCGTTGCACAGGGCATCAACCTGGCGGGCCATATTCCAGTAGTTGGTCGGGCAATAGGACGAAGCACCGCCCTCGGAACGAGCGATTTCGATAATCAGAGCTGCCTGGGCTCGTTGCGCAGCCATCAAGGCTCCGCGTATGACCAGATGATTACGGCCGTTAGCGGCCATGGTCATGGCCTTGCCTTTTGCCAGGAGAGCGCGGTCAATCACCTTGCCGCTGACCAGCAGGGCCTTGGAGTTGGGAAACAGGGCCTTAATGTTGGGCGGACGGCCTATTTCAAGGGCTTTTTCAAAATCTGCTATGTAGGACATTGGGGGTTCCTCCTTTTATCAGATAATCAGATAGGGAGCCGGATGTGCGGCACCTGCTATGCGGAATAATTCGTTCAATATATCGGCTCCAACATACCCTATTCACGAAACACTGTAAACCTCTCCCTGAGCAACTGACCAGTTGCATACCTTTTTTTTTCCTCTGCCATTCGCAAGAACCGATGCTGCCCGATGAAAGAAATGTGAGATTTAAGCTTGACAAACATTAGGTACCGCAATACAGAGTCTGACGAAGTTTGTATATGTATTCTTTATTGGCAGTAGGGCTGGGTGAGCCGTTTCGGCTCATCTCGAATCAGATAATAATCTCAACATAACAAAAGAGGATGTAGAATGAAGGTGGAGTCACTGTTCCCTTTTCTTCGATGGTTTAAATTAATAACCAAGCAGACCGTCAAAGATGATCTTATGGCCGGCCTGACAGGTGCGGTCATTGTTTTACCCCAAGGTGTCGCGTTTGCGACCATTGCTGGCCTGCCGCCTGAATACGGTCTGTACACGGCAATGATTACGCCGATTATCGCGGCATTATTCGGTTCTTCTTTTCATCTTATCTCAGGGCCCACCACGGCTATTTCCATTGTGGTGTTCTCCTCGGTGAGTCGTTACGCCGAAGTAGGGAGTCCCGAATTTATCAATCTCGCGCTGACGCTGACTTTCCTTGCCGGGGTTTATCAGCTTGCCTTTGGACTTGCCCGGCTGGGCACGTTGGTCAACTTTGTTTCCCACACCGTGGTGATCGGATTTACCGCCGGAGCCGCCATTTTAATCGCCACAAGCCAAATCAAACATATTACCGGTATTCCCATTGCAAAAGGAGAATCCTTTCTCCATACTTGGGTTGCCCTTTTTCAGGGGATAAGTCATTTTAATATACTTCTTTTGCTGATCGGGCTCGTTACCCTTGCCGTCTCCTTTTTTTCAAAGAAATTTTTTCCCAAGGCACCAAATCTCCTTATCGGTATGGTCGTGGGAAGTTTGCTCGCCGTTCTTTTTAATAAATTTCATATAGCAGATCCGGGTGCCATCAAACTGGTTGGTAAAATACCTGCTCAGCTTCCCCCGTTATCATCACCTGATTTTTCTCCAGAAACCATTAAAATGCTGGCTCCTGAAGCCTTTGCCGTTGCCCTGCTGGGTCTGATCGAAGCCGTGTCCATCAGCCGAGCTGTTGCTACCAAGTCTGATCAGCGCATCGATTCGAACCAGGAGTTCATCGGCCAAGGATTATCAAATATCTGCGGCAGCTTTCTGTCCAGTTATGCAGGATCCGGTTCTTTTACCCGTTCTGGCATCAACTTTGAGGCCGGTGCAAAGACCCCGCTTTCTGCGATATTCGCAGCAATTGCGTTGATGTGTATCATCCTGCTCATTGCTCCATTGACAGCCTATCTTCCCATTGCCGCTATGGGTGGGGTTATTCTGCTGGTTGCTTACAATTTGATTGATTTTCATCATGTCAAGAAGGTACTGACATTCAGTAAGTCGGAGTCTGCTGTTCTCCTGACGACTTTTTTTGCCACCCTGTTTCTTGAATTGGAGTTTGCCATCTATATGGGTGTCCTGCTTTCACTCATTCTTTTCCTCGCCAGAACCTCAAGCCCCGAGATTCATTCCATCTCGGTTGACAATGTTGAACAGGACGGCGTAAGAAAGTTTGTTGATATGGAGCAGAAACCGTTGGCGGAATGTCCGCAGCTGAAAGTCCTCAGGATTGACAGATCCATCTATTTCGGTTCAATCAATCACGTTCAGAATCGTATTGCAGAGGTGTCTGACAAAGAAGGTATCTATAATATTC includes:
- a CDS encoding UPF0280 family protein; this encodes MATAKNKSPLSYQERTYRATENSGLISSIVKIAETDLHILASQPVEDLALLAVSEVRGIIEGYIRAHPDFLQSLAPLPMDNRAPEIIKEMLSAGAATGVGPMAAVAGIVAEQVGKSLLAQGVAEVIVENGGDLFVARIQESTIAVYAGESPLSGKLGIRLRAEQMPCGVCCSSGMIGHSLSLGRADAVAVVARSTALADAAATRLGNEVGRKKKSIQHALEVAKEINGLAGVVIVSGEHLGAWGDVELVRL
- a CDS encoding type II toxin-antitoxin system PemK/MazF family toxin — its product is MTVLKRGMIIDVTLDPTKGAEKGKTRPCVIVTNDVYNERVPVIQVVPITAWGEKKARIRTNITIYSSADNGLSKKSVADCLQTRPVDHRYRMVKIRGRLSSAVLQEIDRALKIVFALD
- a CDS encoding NAD-dependent epimerase; the encoded protein is MQKILVTGAAGFIGHNLSKRLLESGCTVVGLDNLNDYYDPELKKARLAQLLAFEHFSHANFDMADRDLMEKLFAEEQFDGVVNLAAQAGVRYSLINPHSYVDTNLVGFVNVLEGCRHNKVKHLLYASSSSVYGANTSMPFSVHDNVDHPVSLYAASKKANELMAHSYSHLYGLPCTGLRFFTVYGPWGRPDMALFLFTKAILEDRPIDIFNNGEMERDFTYVDDIVEGVFRLLDHMPVPNPSWSGDKPDSATSYCPWRLYNIGNNSKQQLMHYIEVLEKCLGKTAKKNFMPMQPGDVPATYANVDDLVREIDFKPQTSIEEGIGEFVEWYREYYRI
- a CDS encoding class II fructose-bisphosphate aldolase, giving the protein MSYIADFEKALEIGRPPNIKALFPNSKALLVSGKVIDRALLAKGKAMTMAANGRNHLVIRGALMAAQRAQAALIIEIARSEGGASSYCPTNYWNMARQVDALCNELGITVPVAVHADHYGIKSAADLPFARTEIPSLFDAGITSIAIDASHMLDDDNLLASIDLNNFIPSWAGYETEVGEIKGTEGLSSADEALFLVKGLNAHDIFPDWIALNNGTTHGIEASGQGIQVELTAEIHEALKDYGVSGAQHGTSGNSSDRLQAIASQTRTTKANVATALQMISWGVAVNDYGNAILDGDGEFVKVVGQGLSEELWQEMKDYAKAQGWAKGNYKQLNSAFENKIMGQPKAIRERMARRVDNFVYTMLTEVFNAGGTARYAVEAILEAGSYDLGPKNGRIESPEDWTEEKIRARAAELDTDKGPEGDFDD
- a CDS encoding SulP family inorganic anion transporter, which codes for MKVESLFPFLRWFKLITKQTVKDDLMAGLTGAVIVLPQGVAFATIAGLPPEYGLYTAMITPIIAALFGSSFHLISGPTTAISIVVFSSVSRYAEVGSPEFINLALTLTFLAGVYQLAFGLARLGTLVNFVSHTVVIGFTAGAAILIATSQIKHITGIPIAKGESFLHTWVALFQGISHFNILLLLIGLVTLAVSFFSKKFFPKAPNLLIGMVVGSLLAVLFNKFHIADPGAIKLVGKIPAQLPPLSSPDFSPETIKMLAPEAFAVALLGLIEAVSISRAVATKSDQRIDSNQEFIGQGLSNICGSFLSSYAGSGSFTRSGINFEAGAKTPLSAIFAAIALMCIILLIAPLTAYLPIAAMGGVILLVAYNLIDFHHVKKVLTFSKSESAVLLTTFFATLFLELEFAIYMGVLLSLILFLARTSSPEIHSISVDNVEQDGVRKFVDMEQKPLAECPQLKVLRIDRSIYFGSINHVQNRIAEVSDKEGIYNILLIATGINLIDLAGAEALIAENNRLKKMGGGLYFVNMKAAVYEFAVRSGFIKNIGPDHFFDSKSCAISEIYKKLDGSKCPSCKNKIFRECRQIFSECRR